One part of the Marinobacter sp. M3C genome encodes these proteins:
- a CDS encoding SDR family NAD(P)-dependent oxidoreductase yields MKLFNMSGRVALITGAGRGIGAAIAEGLVDAGASVVLADLKVEHCEEVAEQLRAKGGAVSVVAVDVRHRDACNAAVESAVSAFGRLDVLINCAGINTRKKLEDYSEELWDDILDTNLKGTFLMCQAAFLALKAAGGGKIINVGSILSLVANEVTGPYAASKGGILQITRALACSWAEHNITANVILPGWIDTPLSRQARIDIPGHTERVVATTPLRRWGEPADLAGAALFFASSASDFVTGASLVVDGGVTAHV; encoded by the coding sequence GTGAAACTATTTAACATGAGCGGGCGAGTTGCATTAATAACCGGAGCAGGGCGAGGAATCGGTGCGGCAATTGCGGAAGGCTTGGTGGATGCAGGCGCGAGCGTGGTGCTGGCCGACCTTAAAGTCGAGCACTGCGAAGAGGTTGCTGAGCAATTGCGCGCCAAGGGAGGCGCGGTCAGCGTGGTCGCCGTGGATGTCAGGCATCGAGATGCATGCAACGCCGCAGTGGAATCGGCAGTCAGCGCGTTCGGCAGGCTGGACGTTCTGATTAACTGCGCAGGCATAAATACTCGCAAAAAACTCGAGGATTATTCGGAAGAGCTCTGGGACGACATATTGGACACCAACCTGAAAGGGACGTTTCTCATGTGTCAGGCGGCCTTTCTCGCCCTGAAGGCCGCTGGCGGCGGCAAGATCATCAATGTTGGTTCTATTTTGTCATTGGTCGCTAATGAGGTGACCGGGCCATATGCTGCGAGCAAAGGCGGAATCCTGCAGATCACAAGGGCATTAGCGTGCTCTTGGGCGGAGCACAACATCACAGCGAATGTCATTCTGCCAGGGTGGATTGATACCCCGCTGTCTCGCCAGGCGCGCATTGATATACCAGGCCACACTGAACGCGTTGTGGCTACTACGCCGCTCCGGCGCTGGGGAGAACCCGCAGATTTGGCCGGTGCTGCGCTGTTCTTTGCCAGCTCGGCGTCCGATTTCGTTACTGGGGCGAGTCTCGTGGTTGACGGTGGGGTTACGGCACACGTGTAG